A genomic region of Lysinibacillus sp. 2017 contains the following coding sequences:
- a CDS encoding PLP-dependent aminotransferase family protein, with product MKAKYLEIVDTIKQQLQNGDYQAGSKLPSIRQLSVQFNCSKNTILKAYDELEKEHVLYAKAQSGYYIVNDYKTMLPTTNEIDFYSAGPAKDLIPYTDFQHCLNQAIDTYKEELFDYAAPQGLYSLRTEIAKRLQTLQVFTTPNRVVMVSGSQQALHLLTTMPFPNGKKNILIEQPTYFGMIESLNLSQTTTFGIELTMNGIDLERLEYIFKNNEIKFFYVIPRFHNPLGHCYTNLEKKKIVELAKKYDVYIVEDDFLGELDTDKKADPFFSFDPSGRVIYIQSYSKIFLPGLRIASIVLHELLIKTFLRYKISTDFTSPILSQGALDIYLKSGMYVTHLKKIKKVYQHKMDVLKKACAHYLPVEIDYTKPSTGFYLSIYLPKNISAKKLTYSLAENNILVDDTERMFLDMYKQDNLIRLCISQLDEQQIISGIKKIGDLIVELNKRKSTSRKLPPPSINVDISMAHAIF from the coding sequence ATGAAAGCAAAGTATTTAGAGATTGTTGATACGATAAAACAGCAGTTGCAAAATGGCGATTATCAAGCAGGAAGTAAGCTACCATCGATTAGACAACTATCCGTACAGTTTAATTGTAGTAAAAATACGATTTTAAAGGCCTATGATGAATTAGAAAAGGAGCATGTCCTTTATGCAAAAGCACAAAGTGGCTACTATATAGTGAACGATTATAAAACCATGCTACCTACAACAAACGAAATCGACTTTTATTCTGCTGGACCAGCCAAGGATTTAATTCCATATACTGATTTTCAACATTGTTTGAACCAGGCAATTGATACCTATAAAGAGGAACTTTTCGATTACGCTGCTCCACAAGGTCTATACTCATTGCGTACAGAAATTGCCAAACGGCTACAAACATTACAAGTCTTCACTACACCAAATCGCGTTGTCATGGTCTCGGGTTCCCAACAGGCTCTTCATCTCTTAACGACTATGCCATTTCCAAACGGTAAGAAAAACATATTGATTGAACAGCCAACCTATTTTGGCATGATTGAATCACTAAATCTCAGTCAAACAACCACATTTGGTATTGAACTAACGATGAATGGCATTGATTTAGAACGACTTGAATACATCTTTAAAAATAACGAGATTAAGTTTTTCTATGTCATCCCGCGCTTTCATAATCCACTTGGTCACTGTTACACAAATTTAGAAAAGAAGAAAATAGTCGAGCTCGCTAAGAAATATGATGTGTACATTGTTGAAGATGATTTTTTAGGGGAATTAGATACGGATAAAAAGGCTGACCCCTTCTTTAGTTTTGATCCTTCTGGCAGGGTCATCTACATTCAAAGCTATTCTAAAATATTTTTACCTGGCTTACGTATTGCAAGTATTGTTTTACATGAGCTCCTAATCAAAACATTTCTACGCTATAAAATTAGTACCGATTTTACCAGCCCCATTCTTTCACAAGGCGCACTCGATATTTATTTGAAAAGCGGGATGTATGTAACCCATTTAAAAAAGATCAAAAAAGTTTATCAGCATAAAATGGATGTATTAAAAAAAGCCTGTGCGCACTATTTACCCGTAGAAATCGATTATACAAAGCCTAGTACAGGGTTCTACTTATCTATCTATTTGCCAAAAAACATTTCAGCTAAAAAGCTAACTTATTCGCTAGCTGAAAATAACATCCTTGTTGACGACACCGAACGCATGTTTTTAGATATGTATAAACAGGATAATCTCATTCGCTTATGTATTTCTCAGCTAGATGAACAACAAATAATATCTGGGATCAAAAAAATAGGAGACCTAATTGTAGAACTCAATAAAAGAAAATCTACGTCCCGTAAGCTGCCACCTCCCTCTATAAATGTTGATATATCAATGGCTCACGCCATTTTTTGA
- a CDS encoding IS110 family transposase codes for MNFNTNEKINQVSENTLVIGIDIAKHKHFACAIDDRGRVLQKSFPILQSRVGFEGFYERLLTLKVAHEKQGILVGFEPTGHYWMNLAAFLTNYGIPFVMVNPMHVNRSKELDDNLQTKNDQKDALVIARLMRDGRFSYPRLLEGVEAELRNGATLRSKIQEDLNALRNRLIRWLDRFFPEFPQVFKKFGKMAYAALEMTPLPSDIKGKSPDELLFLYRQVEGMKSPQLPKAKQLVEAAQNSIGLTEGLVMAKYEIATLLSQIKLMQAQLDELTVQLTELAKQMTDYDYLASIPGIGDVTVVDLLSEVGSLTQYEHPRQLIKLAGLTLRENSSGKQKGQKRISKRGRRKLRALLFRVMMPLIRHNQAFKQLHEYYTTRTVNPLRKKQSIVVLCGKLLKILHALCKKKTMFNVQQMMNDFASLQAAA; via the coding sequence ATGAATTTTAATACGAATGAAAAAATTAATCAAGTTTCTGAAAATACTTTAGTCATCGGCATCGACATTGCCAAACACAAACACTTCGCTTGTGCAATTGATGATCGTGGCCGTGTGCTCCAAAAATCATTTCCAATACTGCAATCGCGCGTTGGATTTGAAGGCTTTTATGAACGTCTACTTACGTTAAAAGTAGCCCATGAAAAACAGGGAATCCTTGTTGGTTTCGAGCCAACAGGTCACTATTGGATGAACTTAGCAGCGTTTTTAACGAACTACGGGATTCCGTTTGTGATGGTCAATCCGATGCACGTCAACCGTTCAAAGGAATTGGACGATAATCTCCAAACTAAAAATGACCAAAAAGATGCACTCGTCATCGCACGTTTAATGCGAGATGGACGCTTCAGTTATCCTCGTCTTTTAGAAGGTGTGGAAGCGGAATTACGAAATGGCGCGACATTGCGCTCGAAAATTCAAGAAGATTTAAATGCCCTTCGAAATCGCCTGATTCGTTGGTTAGATCGCTTCTTTCCCGAGTTTCCACAAGTCTTTAAGAAGTTCGGGAAAATGGCGTATGCGGCGCTCGAAATGACGCCACTACCTTCGGATATTAAAGGGAAATCACCAGATGAACTACTCTTCTTATATCGCCAAGTAGAAGGAATGAAAAGCCCACAACTACCAAAGGCAAAACAATTAGTTGAAGCGGCTCAAAACTCGATTGGATTAACAGAAGGTTTAGTGATGGCCAAATATGAAATCGCCACACTGCTTTCGCAAATCAAATTGATGCAAGCTCAACTTGATGAATTAACGGTTCAGCTCACAGAGCTAGCGAAACAAATGACAGATTATGATTATTTAGCATCTATACCAGGAATCGGGGATGTAACGGTTGTCGATTTACTTTCAGAAGTCGGTTCTTTAACACAATATGAGCATCCACGCCAATTAATTAAACTCGCGGGACTTACATTGCGTGAAAACTCTTCTGGTAAGCAAAAGGGACAAAAGCGCATTTCTAAACGAGGAAGACGTAAGCTACGAGCACTCTTGTTTCGTGTGATGATGCCCCTAATTCGACATAATCAAGCATTTAAGCAATTACATGAATACTACACAACACGTACAGTGAATCCACTTCGCAAGAAGCAATCGATTGTCGTCCTGTGTGGCAAGTTACTCAAGATTTTACATGCCTTGTGTAAAAAGAAAACAATGTTTAACGTACAACAAATGATGAACGATTTCGCCAGTCTTCAAGCAGCTGCTTAA
- a CDS encoding VOC family protein, protein MKTSYVHHLCIQTNSYLETIEFYTKGLGFELVQESPDFHGREFNTWLKLGTFYIELQTGKQNEQLAQINSNSEGLVHFCIWVEDLEFEVERLKRMNVNFLQKNKEIIYHVENGELCKLIAPEGTIIELRNNPGV, encoded by the coding sequence ATGAAAACGAGTTATGTACATCATTTATGTATACAGACAAATTCATATTTGGAAACGATTGAATTTTATACGAAAGGGTTAGGATTTGAACTTGTTCAAGAATCTCCTGATTTTCATGGTCGTGAATTTAATACATGGTTAAAGCTAGGTACTTTTTATATTGAACTCCAGACAGGCAAACAGAATGAACAACTAGCACAGATCAATTCGAATAGTGAAGGGCTTGTTCATTTTTGTATTTGGGTGGAAGATCTAGAATTTGAAGTCGAACGTTTAAAGAGAATGAACGTGAATTTTTTACAAAAAAATAAAGAAATTATTTACCATGTTGAAAATGGTGAGTTATGCAAGTTAATAGCGCCAGAAGGAACAATTATCGAATTACGTAATAATCCAGGAGTTTAA
- a CDS encoding Cof-type HAD-IIB family hydrolase, whose protein sequence is MKHKIVFFDVDGTITNYKDGTIAKSTKAAIRKLLDMGIQVVAATGRPLSMCDEIAKLGINTFITANGAYVKHNDIVIHKIVLNHEIVRAVMDYASTEKNALTFYSEKLQMNNIKHPMILKALNETLSLEEYPPENLAAYEEDTYLMCIFANEDMIHKYKIRFPQLTFKRWHPFILNVLEEDVSKSKAIIKVLEYFGLDKSEAVAFGDGENDMDMLEMVDVGIAMGNAGEKLKSIANFVTKESSEDGITIALKKYGFI, encoded by the coding sequence ATGAAACATAAAATTGTATTTTTTGATGTCGATGGAACAATCACAAATTATAAAGATGGAACGATTGCTAAGAGCACGAAAGCTGCTATTCGAAAATTGCTGGATATGGGTATTCAAGTTGTTGCAGCAACCGGCAGACCCTTATCCATGTGTGATGAAATAGCAAAATTAGGTATAAACACGTTTATTACTGCAAATGGGGCTTATGTGAAACACAACGATATTGTCATTCATAAAATCGTTTTAAATCATGAGATAGTAAGAGCGGTCATGGATTACGCATCGACCGAAAAAAATGCACTTACCTTTTACTCTGAAAAATTACAGATGAATAATATAAAACATCCAATGATATTAAAAGCACTAAACGAAACATTATCATTGGAAGAGTATCCACCTGAAAATTTAGCTGCTTATGAGGAAGATACCTACTTAATGTGTATATTTGCAAATGAAGATATGATTCATAAATACAAAATTCGTTTTCCGCAGCTTACGTTTAAACGGTGGCATCCTTTTATTTTAAACGTACTTGAAGAAGACGTTTCAAAATCAAAAGCAATTATAAAAGTACTTGAATATTTTGGGTTAGACAAAAGTGAAGCAGTAGCATTTGGCGATGGAGAAAATGATATGGATATGTTAGAAATGGTTGATGTCGGAATAGCAATGGGGAATGCAGGAGAAAAGTTAAAATCGATTGCCAATTTTGTTACGAAAGAATCTAGTGAAGATGGTATCACAATCGCTTTAAAGAAATATGGCTTCATTTGA
- a CDS encoding ABC transporter permease, which yields MKGLISFELKKNIRKRSTLYIIIVALLISFFAIFFGAVAETSYITETEKLKGFQAIENERNVQGELSGYLTDEYINQINIEANQNDPTYWGILPTIGVQEVRLPNIISELKAGNINRIYDNILNEPISDKPRPVGTSNELTKLLNMYEQIEVPFYYDYYDGWEKMSSSFSILVALVISAIIVICLSPVFSEEYSQRTDAIILTTKYGKNKVIVAKLLSSLIFTLAVYFLFVSLHFILHAMIYGLDGYKASIQLHGWYYQSPYNMDFLELTIYSFGLSLIGLLFIAVITLFISSKMKNPFIAVILSAAILYIPKIDVSEISYTAALILDLFPINMMNAAQHFELGVSYNFFGMPLLQPIMMIFTAAILSILLLIFTYRNFKNHQI from the coding sequence ATGAAGGGGCTTATCTCTTTTGAATTAAAAAAAAACATTCGAAAGCGTAGTACACTCTACATCATAATTGTGGCATTACTTATAAGTTTCTTTGCGATTTTCTTTGGTGCAGTAGCTGAAACCTCATACATTACTGAAACAGAAAAATTAAAAGGATTTCAAGCTATTGAAAATGAAAGGAATGTTCAGGGTGAGCTAAGTGGGTACCTTACGGACGAATATATTAATCAAATAAATATAGAAGCTAATCAAAATGACCCTACATATTGGGGGATTTTACCTACTATTGGTGTACAAGAAGTCCGCTTACCTAATATAATATCGGAGTTAAAGGCAGGGAATATCAATCGTATTTACGATAATATTTTGAACGAGCCGATATCAGATAAACCAAGGCCTGTTGGAACAAGTAATGAATTGACTAAATTACTCAATATGTATGAACAAATTGAAGTACCTTTTTACTACGATTATTACGATGGTTGGGAAAAAATGAGTTCAAGTTTTTCTATATTAGTAGCTTTAGTTATAAGTGCAATTATTGTCATCTGTTTATCCCCCGTTTTTTCCGAGGAGTATAGCCAAAGAACAGATGCAATCATTTTAACAACAAAATACGGAAAAAATAAAGTGATTGTAGCAAAACTACTTAGTTCATTGATATTTACGCTCGCTGTCTATTTTTTATTTGTATCATTGCACTTTATTCTACATGCAATGATTTATGGATTAGATGGTTACAAAGCCAGCATACAGCTTCACGGATGGTACTATCAATCGCCTTATAATATGGATTTCTTAGAGTTAACTATTTATTCGTTCGGCTTAAGTTTGATTGGGCTGTTGTTTATAGCGGTCATCACATTATTTATATCATCTAAAATGAAAAATCCATTTATAGCAGTCATCCTATCTGCAGCAATCCTTTACATTCCGAAAATAGACGTATCGGAAATTTCGTATACAGCAGCTCTTATATTAGATTTATTTCCAATCAATATGATGAATGCAGCACAACATTTTGAATTAGGCGTGTCTTATAATTTCTTCGGTATGCCGTTGTTGCAGCCAATCATGATGATTTTCACTGCAGCTATACTGTCTATTTTATTACTCATTTTCACCTACCGGAATTTTAAGAATCACCAGATTTAA
- a CDS encoding IS110 family transposase produces MNFNTNEKINQVSENTLVIGVDIAKHKHFACAIDDRGRVLQKSFPVVQSRIGFENFYERLMALRTTHEKQEILVGFEPTGHYWMNLAAFLTNYGIPFVMVNPMHVNRSKELDDNLQTKNDQKDALVIARLMRDGRFSYPRILEGVEAELRNGATLRSKIQEDLNALQNRMIRWLDRFFPEFTQVFKNFGKMAYAVLEMTPLPTDIKGKSPEELLFLYRQVEGMKCPQLPKAKQLVEVAENSIGLTEGLVMAKFEIATLLSQYKLMQTQLDELTSQLVELAKQMADYDYLASVPGIGDVTIVDLLSEVGSLTQYAHPRQLIKLAGLTLRENSSGQQKGQKRISKRGRRKLRALLFRVMMPLILHNPAFKQLHEYYTTRTANPLRKKQSIVVLCGKLLKVLHALCKKKTMFNEQQMMSDFASLQTAA; encoded by the coding sequence ATGAATTTTAATACGAATGAAAAAATAAATCAAGTTTCTGAAAATACACTAGTCATCGGTGTCGATATCGCAAAGCACAAACATTTCGCATGTGCCATCGACGATCGAGGTCGGGTGCTCCAAAAATCATTTCCAGTCGTGCAATCACGTATTGGGTTTGAAAACTTCTATGAACGCCTAATGGCGCTCAGAACAACTCATGAAAAACAAGAAATCCTCGTTGGTTTCGAGCCAACAGGTCACTACTGGATGAACTTAGCAGCGTTTTTAACGAACTATGGAATTCCATTTGTGATGGTCAACCCAATGCACGTCAATCGTTCAAAGGAGCTTGATGACAATCTCCAAACGAAAAATGACCAAAAAGATGCACTCGTCATTGCCCGTTTAATGCGAGACGGACGCTTCAGCTATCCTCGCATTTTGGAAGGTGTGGAAGCTGAATTACGAAACGGTGCTACATTACGCTCGAAGATTCAAGAAGATTTAAATGCCCTTCAAAATCGCATGATTCGTTGGTTAGATCGCTTTTTCCCAGAGTTTACACAAGTGTTTAAAAACTTCGGGAAAATGGCCTATGCGGTGCTCGAAATGACACCTCTGCCGACAGATATTAAAGGGAAATCACCAGAAGAGTTACTCTTCTTATATCGCCAAGTTGAAGGGATGAAATGTCCACAACTACCAAAGGCAAAACAATTAGTCGAAGTTGCAGAAAACTCAATTGGATTGACAGAAGGCTTAGTGATGGCCAAATTCGAAATCGCCACACTTCTTTCACAGTACAAATTGATGCAAACTCAACTAGATGAATTAACGTCTCAGCTCGTAGAGCTAGCCAAACAAATGGCGGATTATGACTACTTAGCATCTGTCCCAGGAATCGGAGATGTTACTATTGTCGACTTACTATCAGAAGTTGGTTCTCTCACTCAATATGCACATCCACGCCAATTAATTAAACTAGCGGGACTCACATTGCGTGAAAACTCTTCCGGCCAGCAAAAGGGACAAAAACGTATATCCAAAAGAGGTAGACGTAAATTACGTGCGCTTCTATTCCGAGTTATGATGCCTTTAATTTTGCATAACCCAGCCTTTAAGCAATTACACGAATACTACACTACACGCACAGCCAATCCGCTTCGCAAGAAGCAATCGATCGTTGTGTTGTGTGGCAAACTGTTAAAGGTTTTACATGCCTTGTGCAAAAAGAAAACAATGTTTAACGAACAACAAATGATGAGTGATTTCGCTAGTCTTCAAACGGCTGCCTAA
- a CDS encoding ABC transporter ATP-binding protein, producing the protein MELSIENVGKKYENETVVDAFTTTLTSGVYGLLGANGAGKTTLMKLISGTLRPTTGEIKYDGIEINKLGEDYRDLLGYLPQNFGYYPNFKAYDFLMYIASLKGIPHFKAKKKSLELLELVGLIDEKDKKIKTFSGGMRQRLGIAQAILNDPKLLILDEPTAGLDPKERVRFRNLISSISTDRIIILSTHIVSDVEYIADEIIVMKAGQLLHKGNVKEITSGIEGYVWECEVTKEEANTLNQTHTISNLKHVENKVKIRIVSETRPINGAVNVSPNLEDLYLHYFEGGKAQ; encoded by the coding sequence ATGGAATTATCAATAGAAAATGTTGGGAAAAAATATGAAAATGAAACTGTCGTTGATGCATTTACCACTACACTTACTTCAGGTGTTTATGGGTTACTCGGTGCGAATGGAGCGGGGAAAACCACCCTGATGAAATTGATTAGCGGGACCTTAAGACCGACAACTGGAGAAATAAAATACGATGGAATAGAAATAAACAAGCTTGGCGAGGATTACCGTGACCTATTAGGCTATCTTCCTCAAAACTTTGGCTACTATCCGAATTTTAAAGCATACGATTTTCTAATGTATATTGCTTCTTTAAAAGGAATTCCTCATTTCAAAGCGAAGAAAAAAAGCTTAGAGTTGCTTGAACTGGTAGGCCTTATAGATGAAAAAGATAAAAAAATAAAAACATTCTCTGGTGGTATGCGGCAACGATTGGGAATTGCTCAAGCGATTCTTAATGACCCTAAATTATTGATATTAGATGAACCTACAGCAGGACTAGACCCAAAGGAAAGGGTACGCTTTAGAAATCTAATAAGTTCGATCAGCACGGATAGAATCATTATTTTATCCACTCACATTGTCTCTGATGTTGAATATATTGCAGATGAAATTATCGTAATGAAAGCCGGACAGTTGTTGCATAAAGGAAATGTGAAAGAGATTACAAGTGGTATAGAAGGTTATGTGTGGGAATGCGAAGTAACGAAGGAAGAAGCAAATACATTAAATCAGACACACACGATAAGTAATTTAAAACATGTAGAGAATAAGGTAAAGATTCGAATTGTTTCCGAAACTAGACCTATTAATGGTGCAGTGAATGTTTCCCCTAATCTTGAAGATCTTTACCTTCATTACTTTGAAGGGGGGAAAGCGCAATGA
- a CDS encoding kinase produces the protein MDKYDDLIRQINDGYKKHVEARPYIVAIDGLSGAGKTTLVNHLKEMLDNLVIIHIDDHIVEQSKRYNTGHDEWFEYYQLQWDSNYLKEELFDKLYTNEKCLHLPFYNKINDTFTQQEIKIAPNNIIVIEGIFLLRDEWKNFYDYIVFLDCPKEIRYERVLHRDTYIGNLEERLNKYKRRYWPAEEYYLKNQKPLDLAHSIQKSF, from the coding sequence ATGGATAAATATGATGATTTAATTCGCCAAATTAACGATGGCTATAAAAAGCATGTTGAAGCAAGGCCTTATATTGTTGCAATCGATGGCTTAAGTGGTGCTGGCAAAACGACACTTGTGAATCACCTGAAAGAAATGCTAGATAACCTAGTCATTATTCATATTGATGACCATATTGTTGAACAATCTAAGCGCTATAATACTGGTCATGACGAATGGTTTGAATACTATCAGTTACAGTGGGATAGCAATTATTTAAAAGAAGAATTATTTGATAAATTATATACAAATGAAAAATGCCTACACTTACCCTTTTACAATAAAATTAATGATACATTTACTCAACAAGAAATAAAAATAGCTCCTAACAATATTATCGTAATCGAAGGGATTTTTCTTTTAAGAGACGAATGGAAAAACTTTTATGATTACATCGTTTTCTTAGATTGTCCTAAGGAAATAAGATACGAGCGTGTACTTCATCGTGATACATACATTGGAAATTTAGAAGAAAGATTAAATAAATATAAAAGAAGATATTGGCCGGCAGAGGAATATTATTTAAAAAATCAAAAACCACTCGACCTTGCCCATTCTATTCAAAAATCGTTCTAA
- a CDS encoding RNA polymerase sigma factor: protein MDDKKLIKKIQQGDSDALDVIIRKYYNDMYSYCYRKTGNAFVAADLTQEVFLRLAKYIHTYVHKGKFKNYLFIIAKNTCHDYYQKNAEASEDIDLLEIPDSDNNLTRFDQSEVITKAIGSLPDFQKDVIILRFYHDMKLKEIAEITDSSLATTKSRLKQGLDKLKKILNREDVF, encoded by the coding sequence TTGGATGATAAAAAGCTGATAAAAAAAATACAACAAGGGGATAGCGATGCGCTTGATGTAATCATTAGGAAATACTACAACGATATGTATAGCTATTGTTACAGAAAAACAGGAAATGCATTTGTTGCTGCTGATTTGACGCAAGAAGTATTTTTGAGGCTCGCAAAATACATACATACTTATGTTCACAAAGGTAAATTTAAAAATTACCTTTTTATTATCGCAAAAAATACGTGTCATGATTATTACCAAAAGAATGCGGAAGCCAGTGAGGATATCGATTTATTGGAGATTCCGGATAGTGATAATAATCTCACAAGGTTTGATCAATCAGAAGTAATTACGAAGGCGATAGGAAGTTTGCCAGACTTCCAAAAAGATGTGATTATTTTACGTTTTTATCATGACATGAAACTAAAGGAAATTGCTGAAATAACGGATTCCTCCCTTGCTACAACCAAATCAAGGTTAAAACAAGGATTGGATAAACTAAAAAAAATCTTAAATAGGGAGGACGTATTTTGA
- a CDS encoding AAA family ATPase: MIIMINGAFGVGKTTIANALHKEIQNSMIYDPEEVGYMLRNIVPEEIRKIEADTGDFQDLDLWKELTVDVAKRLITKYNMNLIVPMTIRKVEYFHFIQNGFKSIDEQTHHFCLQASKETIYERLRQRGEEEGNWCFQQTDKCLEAYNAHNFGTYINTEGVSITEIIDNIKEKLNLINKV, from the coding sequence ATGATAATCATGATTAATGGAGCATTTGGTGTGGGAAAGACCACAATTGCCAATGCGCTTCACAAAGAAATTCAAAATAGCATGATATATGACCCTGAAGAGGTAGGGTATATGTTAAGAAATATTGTACCTGAGGAAATTAGAAAAATTGAAGCAGATACAGGTGATTTTCAGGATTTGGATTTATGGAAAGAATTAACGGTGGATGTGGCAAAACGTTTAATAACTAAATATAACATGAACCTAATAGTACCTATGACTATTCGGAAAGTAGAGTACTTCCATTTCATTCAAAATGGTTTCAAAAGTATTGATGAGCAAACGCATCACTTTTGCTTGCAAGCAAGTAAAGAAACCATTTACGAAAGGCTAAGACAGCGCGGAGAGGAAGAAGGGAATTGGTGCTTTCAACAAACGGATAAATGTCTAGAAGCCTATAATGCACACAACTTTGGAACGTATATCAACACTGAAGGGGTAAGCATTACTGAAATTATTGACAATATAAAAGAAAAGCTAAATCTAATTAACAAAGTTTAA
- a CDS encoding DMT family transporter, producing MEKEKAGLLLGIIGVTCFSLTLPSTSVAVAYFGTTVVGLGRTVIAAILVAIIFLVRKEKLPTRKQFKSLLIVAVGAVLGFPLLTSWAMETLPVSHGAVELALLPLATAGIAIFRAGERPSLRFWLASLVGSSAVIVYALNLGIGGFHVADFALLGAVLILGLSYAEGGKLSQEMGSWQVIAWAIVIGAPFFVIPVGLELSIEMLDAPMKAWVSLFYLAVVSQFLAYVAWYGGMALGGIARISQLQYLQPFLMITFAVLFLEESITIVTVLTAMIVVVAVVIGKNASISKKESSALNTELLDLE from the coding sequence ATGGAAAAAGAGAAAGCAGGGTTGTTGTTAGGAATAATTGGGGTGACTTGTTTTAGTTTGACGCTACCCTCCACAAGTGTTGCAGTGGCGTATTTTGGTACTACCGTAGTTGGTTTGGGGAGAACCGTCATAGCAGCCATATTAGTTGCGATTATATTTTTAGTTCGTAAAGAAAAGCTGCCCACACGTAAACAATTTAAAAGTTTGCTAATTGTAGCAGTGGGCGCAGTATTAGGATTCCCATTACTCACTTCTTGGGCGATGGAGACTTTGCCCGTTTCACATGGGGCAGTAGAGCTTGCTTTATTACCATTAGCTACAGCAGGTATTGCAATTTTTAGAGCTGGTGAACGACCGTCTTTGCGATTTTGGTTAGCTAGTCTTGTCGGTTCAAGCGCGGTTATTGTATACGCCCTTAATTTAGGAATCGGTGGCTTTCATGTTGCGGATTTCGCATTATTAGGAGCTGTATTAATTCTAGGACTTAGTTATGCAGAAGGTGGAAAATTATCTCAAGAAATGGGGAGTTGGCAAGTTATTGCATGGGCGATTGTTATCGGAGCACCATTCTTTGTCATTCCAGTAGGATTAGAGCTCTCCATAGAAATGCTGGATGCACCAATGAAAGCTTGGGTTAGTTTATTCTATTTAGCCGTTGTTAGTCAGTTCTTAGCATATGTAGCATGGTACGGGGGAATGGCATTAGGGGGAATTGCAAGGATCAGTCAATTACAATATTTGCAGCCGTTTTTAATGATTACTTTCGCCGTATTATTTTTAGAAGAGTCGATAACAATAGTGACAGTTCTAACCGCTATGATTGTTGTAGTCGCGGTAGTTATTGGGAAAAATGCATCGATATCAAAAAAAGAGTCTTCCGCTTTGAATACAGAGTTATTGGATCTAGAGTAA
- a CDS encoding DinB family protein: MLSLFNYNWQVREDWFKWCQSLPTEEFHKERIGGMKSIRETLIHIIDCELLWLNSMSERKIVYEKRNTISELNDIKEYSDFVKSQTQLFIRHLPVEYENHAVEIKRKNGTILNFTQEKILLHMITHEVHHVGQLSIWSRELGLKPIFSDLIARDFY, from the coding sequence ATGTTAAGCTTATTTAATTACAATTGGCAAGTACGTGAAGATTGGTTTAAATGGTGTCAATCACTCCCTACAGAAGAGTTTCATAAAGAACGAATTGGCGGTATGAAAAGTATTCGCGAAACCTTAATTCATATCATAGACTGTGAACTGCTTTGGTTAAATAGCATGTCAGAACGGAAAATTGTATATGAAAAGCGAAACACTATAAGTGAATTAAATGATATAAAAGAATACTCGGATTTTGTGAAATCCCAAACTCAACTATTCATTCGTCATTTACCTGTAGAATATGAAAATCATGCAGTTGAAATTAAAAGAAAAAATGGGACTATATTAAATTTTACTCAAGAAAAGATTCTGTTACATATGATTACTCATGAAGTCCATCATGTTGGACAGTTATCGATTTGGTCTAGAGAGCTTGGCCTCAAGCCCATTTTTTCGGATCTTATAGCGAGGGATTTTTATTAA
- a CDS encoding GntR family transcriptional regulator, which produces MQILISHNSKEPIYEQIVNQIKTGILANELPSGYALPSMRNMAKDLDVSVITTKRAYEELEKAGLIYSVVGKGSFVSEQNLEMIIDRKQKVIEEQLSQAIKNSKEIGLSLDEIQELITLLYEEMD; this is translated from the coding sequence ATGCAAATTTTAATCTCTCACAATTCGAAAGAGCCTATTTATGAACAAATCGTTAATCAAATAAAGACAGGTATATTAGCGAATGAACTCCCATCAGGATACGCACTGCCATCTATGCGCAATATGGCAAAAGATTTAGATGTCAGTGTCATTACGACCAAACGTGCATATGAGGAGCTAGAGAAAGCGGGTTTGATTTACTCCGTAGTAGGGAAGGGCTCTTTCGTTTCAGAGCAAAACCTGGAAATGATTATTGACAGAAAGCAAAAGGTAATCGAAGAGCAGCTAAGTCAGGCAATTAAAAATAGTAAAGAAATTGGACTTAGCTTAGATGAAATACAAGAATTAATTACACTTTTATATGAGGAGATGGATTAA